From the genome of Synergistetes bacterium HGW-Synergistetes-1, one region includes:
- a CDS encoding type Z 30S ribosomal protein S14 yields MARKSLVNKAQLEPKFKVRKYNRCPLCGRPRGYIRKFNMCRCCFRKLAREGKIPGVVKSSW; encoded by the coding sequence ATGGCCCGTAAAAGCTTGGTAAACAAAGCTCAGCTTGAACCGAAGTTCAAAGTGAGAAAGTATAATCGCTGCCCCCTGTGCGGACGCCCCCGGGGCTATATCAGAAAGTTCAACATGTGCCGCTGCTGTTTCCGCAAACTTGCGCGCGAGGGTAAGATCCCTGGCGTAGTCAAGTCGAGCTGGTAG
- a CDS encoding 50S ribosomal protein L5: MTPRLLTKYSEDVLPKLKEQFGYKNVMEIPRLVKVVINIGVNEAKLDNKYMDASINELTIISGQKPMMKRAKKSIAGFKVREGMPVACCVTLRGPRMWEFVDRLVSIALPRIKDFQGISKRGFDGRGNYNLGLKEQLLFPEIDYDKVIRQRGMNITFVTTAKADEEAQALLAELGMPFAH; this comes from the coding sequence ATGACACCGCGTCTTTTGACAAAGTACAGCGAGGACGTCCTTCCGAAGTTGAAAGAACAATTCGGATATAAGAACGTCATGGAGATTCCCCGTCTGGTTAAAGTTGTTATCAACATAGGCGTTAACGAAGCGAAACTCGACAACAAGTATATGGATGCTTCGATCAACGAACTGACGATAATCTCCGGACAGAAACCCATGATGAAAAGGGCGAAAAAGTCCATCGCGGGGTTCAAGGTCCGTGAAGGTATGCCTGTAGCGTGCTGCGTAACACTTAGGGGACCCAGAATGTGGGAATTTGTTGACCGTCTTGTAAGTATTGCGCTCCCGCGAATCAAAGACTTCCAGGGTATCTCAAAGAGGGGTTTTGACGGCAGGGGAAATTACAACCTTGGACTCAAAGAACAGCTTCTCTTCCCTGAGATAGACTACGATAAGGTAATTCGTCAGCGCGGAATGAATATAACATTCGTTACGACCGCGAAGGCGGATGAGGAAGCCCAGGCTCTGTTGGCCGAACTGGGCATGCCCTTCGCCCATTAG
- a CDS encoding 50S ribosomal protein L24 yields MSKMRIRKGDRVRVISGKDAGKEGKVLRRDLQKDTIVIENVNMVTKSARPTQKDPRGGFVKKEAPLHACKAMLVCPSCGKPTRVSRAFLDSGKKVRICKQCGEIIDKV; encoded by the coding sequence ATGTCCAAAATGAGAATCAGAAAAGGAGACCGTGTTCGTGTTATTTCTGGCAAGGATGCCGGCAAAGAAGGCAAAGTTCTTCGCAGGGATCTCCAGAAAGATACAATAGTCATTGAGAACGTCAATATGGTGACTAAGAGCGCGCGTCCGACACAAAAAGATCCTCGCGGTGGATTTGTCAAGAAGGAAGCACCTCTGCATGCATGCAAAGCGATGCTTGTATGTCCTTCATGCGGCAAACCTACCCGCGTAAGCCGCGCATTTCTAGACAGCGGCAAGAAGGTCCGTATCTGCAAACAGTGCGGCGAAATCATCGACAAGGTTTAG
- a CDS encoding 50S ribosomal protein L14 — translation MIQLRTVLNVADNSGAKKILCIQVKGGSFHKVGTVGDVIVASVREATPNANIKKGDVVKAVIVRTKKEIRRKDGSYVRFDDNAAVVIDNNGDPKGTRIFGPVARELREKKYMRIVSLAPEVV, via the coding sequence ATGATCCAGCTTCGTACAGTGCTAAATGTAGCCGATAATTCAGGCGCAAAGAAGATCCTCTGCATCCAGGTCAAAGGCGGCAGCTTCCACAAGGTAGGTACTGTGGGTGATGTAATAGTGGCTTCAGTTCGTGAGGCTACTCCCAATGCCAACATTAAAAAAGGTGACGTGGTAAAGGCAGTTATAGTCAGGACGAAAAAAGAAATCCGCCGCAAGGATGGATCCTATGTTCGCTTCGATGACAATGCCGCTGTCGTCATAGACAACAACGGTGATCCTAAGGGAACCCGTATTTTCGGTCCTGTAGCTCGGGAACTTAGAGAGAAGAAATACATGCGAATAGTCTCTCTTGCTCCCGAGGTAGTGTAG
- a CDS encoding 30S ribosomal protein S17 codes for MEANKVNRKVRTGVVVSDKMDKTIVVRVDRMAKHSLYGKPVLRSKKFMAHDETNDCRIGDKVMIAETRPLSANKRWEVAQIIERAPVMGVKQEDEEAL; via the coding sequence ATGGAAGCAAACAAAGTAAATCGCAAAGTCCGCACCGGCGTGGTGGTTAGCGACAAAATGGATAAGACCATAGTTGTTCGTGTTGACCGTATGGCCAAACATTCACTTTATGGGAAACCGGTTCTCCGGTCCAAAAAGTTTATGGCCCATGACGAGACTAACGATTGCCGCATAGGTGACAAGGTCATGATCGCAGAGACCCGCCCCCTCAGCGCAAATAAACGCTGGGAAGTCGCGCAGATAATCGAGCGAGCCCCCGTTATGGGTGTAAAACAGGAAGACGAGGAGGCATTGTAG
- a CDS encoding 50S ribosomal protein L29 encodes MDPKELRDLSISELNDKHKQFKEELFNLRFQNAIGQLNNSGRIREVKKTIARVLTVITEKEKGIDRSGARR; translated from the coding sequence ATGGATCCCAAGGAACTTAGAGATCTCAGCATATCTGAGCTAAACGACAAACATAAGCAATTTAAGGAAGAGCTGTTCAACCTTCGCTTTCAGAATGCGATAGGACAGTTGAACAACTCGGGCCGTATTAGAGAGGTCAAAAAGACAATTGCCCGCGTACTGACGGTAATCACCGAAAAGGAAAAGGGTATTGATCGTTCAGGAGCAAGGAGGTAG
- a CDS encoding 50S ribosomal protein L16, which yields MLSPKRVKYRKPHLTALRGYAKGATKVDFGEYGLQACENGWITARQIEAVRVAISRKMKKGGQIWIRIFPDRPVTEKPLETRMGKGKGNVEYWTAAVKRGRVMFEIAGVPRETAVEAFRTASFKLPIKVKLLTREGAGE from the coding sequence ATGCTTTCTCCGAAAAGAGTTAAGTACCGCAAACCTCACCTGACGGCCCTGCGCGGCTATGCAAAGGGAGCCACGAAGGTTGATTTCGGTGAATATGGACTTCAGGCGTGTGAAAATGGCTGGATCACAGCCCGTCAGATCGAAGCTGTCCGTGTTGCGATCAGCCGTAAAATGAAAAAGGGCGGACAGATCTGGATTCGGATATTCCCCGACCGCCCAGTAACAGAAAAACCTCTTGAAACACGTATGGGTAAGGGTAAAGGAAACGTCGAATACTGGACCGCGGCAGTAAAACGCGGCCGTGTGATGTTTGAAATAGCAGGTGTGCCCCGTGAGACAGCCGTTGAGGCTTTTCGCACGGCATCCTTCAAGCTGCCCATCAAGGTAAAATTGTTAACCCGAGAGGGAGCAGGTGAATAG
- a CDS encoding 30S ribosomal protein S3, translating into MGQKVHPVGYRIGVIYDWESRWYADGKKYAKFLHNDLELREWIRKRWNKAGVSRVEIERIGNVMRFTVWTARPGVVIGKQGAEIQAVREELQAKTGSRVMINIQEIKNPDAEAQVVAEGVAASLERRISFRRAMKQSIFRAMKSGAKGIKIQCAGRLGGAEIARTEWYLEGQLPLSTLRADINYGFAEAHTIYGVIGIKVWIYKGEIMERKPVMEAVPTHQERG; encoded by the coding sequence GTGGGTCAGAAAGTTCACCCGGTAGGTTACAGGATTGGTGTCATCTACGATTGGGAATCCCGCTGGTATGCAGACGGAAAAAAATATGCCAAATTCCTGCATAATGATCTTGAACTGAGGGAATGGATCAGGAAGCGCTGGAATAAAGCAGGCGTAAGCCGCGTGGAAATTGAGCGTATTGGAAACGTTATGCGTTTTACAGTTTGGACCGCCCGGCCTGGTGTAGTTATCGGCAAGCAGGGTGCAGAGATACAGGCAGTTCGTGAGGAACTCCAGGCCAAGACCGGAAGCCGGGTTATGATCAATATCCAGGAGATCAAAAATCCTGATGCAGAAGCACAGGTAGTGGCAGAAGGGGTTGCAGCATCACTTGAGCGCAGGATCAGCTTCCGCCGCGCAATGAAACAGTCGATCTTCCGTGCAATGAAATCAGGAGCAAAAGGCATCAAGATCCAGTGTGCCGGACGTCTTGGCGGAGCTGAGATCGCACGTACGGAATGGTATCTTGAAGGACAGCTTCCTCTTTCAACACTTAGGGCAGACATTAATTACGGTTTTGCCGAAGCACATACGATCTACGGCGTCATTGGCATTAAGGTCTGGATCTACAAAGGCGAAATAATGGAACGCAAACCTGTAATGGAAGCCGTTCCTACTCATCAGGAGAGGGGGTAA
- a CDS encoding 50S ribosomal protein L22, producing MEVKATAQQVRISATKVRQVLALIRGKKASDALLVLKYTPNKGARVTEKVLKSAIANAEHNFGLDMDKLVVKEVKADQGSYMKRFRPVSMGRAHAFRHHTCHVSVVVGEK from the coding sequence ATGGAAGTTAAGGCAACAGCCCAGCAGGTCCGTATCTCAGCGACCAAAGTACGTCAAGTATTAGCTCTCATCAGAGGCAAAAAAGCTTCTGATGCGCTGCTGGTACTTAAGTACACCCCGAACAAAGGGGCACGTGTAACTGAAAAAGTCCTTAAGAGTGCGATAGCAAATGCAGAGCACAATTTCGGCCTTGATATGGACAAGCTCGTAGTAAAAGAAGTAAAGGCGGATCAGGGAAGCTACATGAAGCGCTTCCGTCCCGTTTCAATGGGACGCGCGCATGCTTTTAGACACCATACGTGCCACGTTTCTGTGGTCGTAGGCGAGAAATAA
- a CDS encoding 30S ribosomal protein S19 has product MARSLKKGPYVDAKLIRRVEDMNESGKKLVIKSWSRRSSVTPEMVGHTIAVHNGRIHIPVYISDNMIGHKLGEFAPTRKFGGHAGQERSTKVKK; this is encoded by the coding sequence ATGGCTCGTTCACTTAAAAAAGGACCCTATGTGGATGCGAAACTCATCCGTAGGGTAGAGGACATGAACGAATCAGGGAAAAAGCTTGTAATTAAGAGCTGGTCACGCCGTTCAAGCGTAACCCCTGAAATGGTCGGACATACTATTGCAGTACACAACGGCCGCATTCATATCCCTGTTTACATCAGCGACAATATGATTGGTCATAAGCTCGGCGAATTTGCACCGACCCGTAAGTTCGGCGGTCACGCCGGACAGGAACGCTCCACGAAAGTCAAGAAGTAG
- a CDS encoding 50S ribosomal protein L2 — MGIKKFRPTTPSRRHMATPDYSEITKAKPERSLVVSLSEKAGRNNNGRITMRHRGGHGRIKYRIIDFKRDKLGVPGKVVSIEYDPNRSARIALISYLDGEKRYIIAPVGLNVGDSVVAGKDSDIRPGNALKLKDIPVGTVVHNVELEPGRGGVLVRSAGVSAQLMAKEGKYAFVRMPSGELRLILLECMATVGQVGNEEHENVVYGKAGRTRWLGIRPHVRGMIMNPVDHPMGGGEGKSKSHKHPVSPWGTPAKGYRTRKRKPSDKFIVRRRKK; from the coding sequence ATGGGTATCAAGAAATTCCGTCCCACTACACCCAGCCGCCGCCACATGGCAACGCCTGATTATTCTGAGATAACAAAGGCAAAGCCGGAGCGGAGTCTGGTTGTATCGTTAAGTGAGAAAGCGGGACGCAATAACAATGGCCGTATTACAATGCGCCATCGCGGCGGCCACGGAAGGATCAAGTATCGTATCATCGATTTTAAAAGAGACAAACTGGGAGTTCCCGGAAAAGTCGTCTCTATCGAGTACGATCCCAACCGTTCCGCCCGTATTGCACTGATCTCTTATCTTGACGGAGAAAAACGTTATATTATTGCTCCCGTGGGTCTTAATGTTGGAGACAGCGTCGTTGCAGGTAAGGATTCCGACATTCGCCCCGGCAATGCTCTTAAGCTTAAGGATATCCCCGTTGGTACAGTAGTACACAACGTAGAACTTGAGCCTGGCCGCGGCGGAGTACTTGTACGCTCAGCAGGAGTATCTGCGCAGCTCATGGCTAAAGAGGGCAAATATGCATTTGTGCGTATGCCAAGCGGGGAACTGAGACTTATCCTTCTTGAATGCATGGCTACAGTTGGACAGGTCGGAAATGAAGAACATGAAAATGTAGTTTACGGTAAAGCCGGAAGAACTCGTTGGCTTGGAATTCGTCCGCATGTTCGCGGAATGATCATGAACCCAGTAGATCATCCTATGGGCGGCGGAGAAGGCAAGAGCAAGTCACACAAGCATCCGGTATCCCCATGGGGTACTCCGGCAAAGGGCTACCGCACACGTAAGCGTAAGCCTTCGGACAAGTTCATAGTCCGCCGTCGGAAGAAGTAA
- a CDS encoding 50S ribosomal protein L23: MNAVAHDIIVRPIITEKTSRMMELGQYTFEVLPKANKIEIRKAVEEVFKVKVVRVNTIQVRSKPKRMGAFLGRSRSWKKAIITLAKGEKIAFFEGASA; encoded by the coding sequence ATGAACGCAGTAGCACATGATATTATTGTCCGCCCGATAATCACAGAAAAAACAAGCCGGATGATGGAACTTGGACAGTACACGTTTGAAGTGCTTCCCAAAGCGAACAAGATCGAGATCCGCAAAGCTGTCGAGGAAGTTTTCAAAGTAAAAGTTGTAAGAGTAAATACGATCCAGGTCCGTTCTAAACCGAAGCGGATGGGTGCCTTTTTGGGTCGTTCACGTTCCTGGAAGAAAGCGATAATTACACTTGCAAAAGGTGAAAAGATCGCATTTTTCGAGGGCGCAAGCGCCTAG
- a CDS encoding 50S ribosomal protein L4: protein MPVVKEVNFKGEVIGDFELSDAVFGAPVHVPAMHQVVVAHLANCRVGTHNTKDRGDVRGGGKKPWRQKHTGRARAGSSRSPIWVGGGVAHGPHPRDYHQKVNKKVRRLALCSALTLKVQEENMLILERFDVQAPKTKVMLDFLTAIDSGKKPLFVLHETNMAVVKSAANIPGAEVMHVDSINVYDLLNHDQLIATPEAVKKLEEVFG, encoded by the coding sequence TTGAACTCTCAGATGCCGTCTTCGGTGCCCCTGTCCATGTGCCGGCTATGCATCAGGTAGTAGTTGCGCATCTGGCTAACTGCCGTGTTGGAACTCATAACACAAAAGATCGCGGAGATGTCCGCGGCGGCGGTAAAAAGCCCTGGAGACAGAAACATACAGGTCGTGCCCGTGCAGGCAGTTCACGCTCGCCCATTTGGGTCGGCGGTGGAGTTGCTCACGGTCCGCACCCGAGAGACTACCATCAGAAGGTAAACAAGAAGGTCCGTCGTCTTGCTCTGTGCAGCGCCTTGACCCTAAAGGTCCAGGAAGAGAATATGCTTATTCTTGAGCGCTTTGATGTACAGGCACCGAAGACAAAGGTAATGCTTGATTTCCTTACGGCTATCGACAGTGGAAAGAAGCCGCTTTTTGTTCTTCATGAGACGAACATGGCAGTTGTCAAATCTGCTGCAAACATTCCTGGAGCGGAAGTAATGCATGTTGACAGCATCAACGTTTATGACCTTCTTAACCATGATCAGCTGATTGCGACTCCTGAGGCTGTCAAAAAGCTCGAGGAGGTGTTCGGTTAA